The Paraburkholderia sp. ZP32-5 genome includes a window with the following:
- a CDS encoding glycosyltransferase family 4 protein codes for MRIAQIAPLHEAVPPKLYGGTERVVSYLTEALVAQGHDVTLFASGDSQTSAKLEAFWPQALRLDPTIRDVMAPHMLLLEEVRRRADEFDVLHFHIDYYPFSLFARQPVPFVTTMHGRLDLPELQPIFNTFKDVPVVSISDNQRIPLPQANWLQTVYHGLPEDVLTPIPGVEPGYLAFLGRVSPEKGLDRAIRIAGQAGMKLKVAAKIDKADRAYYEEVIKPLMALPHVEYIGEIGEAEKREFLGNAHALVFPIDWPEPFGLVMIEAMACGTPVIAFNRGSVPEVIENGVSGFVVEDEISAVAALKRLHTLPRAGVRSAFEARFSSKVMAKNYVATYEELLRRKHRTVLREVNAG; via the coding sequence ATGCGAATCGCTCAAATCGCTCCGTTGCACGAGGCGGTTCCTCCCAAGCTGTACGGTGGTACGGAACGCGTGGTGTCCTATCTGACTGAAGCGCTGGTCGCGCAGGGCCACGACGTCACGCTGTTCGCCAGCGGCGATTCGCAAACTTCGGCGAAGCTCGAAGCATTCTGGCCGCAGGCACTGCGCCTCGACCCGACGATCCGCGACGTGATGGCGCCGCACATGCTGCTGCTCGAAGAAGTGCGCCGCCGCGCGGACGAATTCGACGTGCTGCACTTCCATATCGACTACTACCCGTTCTCGCTGTTCGCGCGTCAGCCGGTGCCGTTCGTGACCACGATGCACGGCCGTCTCGATCTGCCGGAACTGCAGCCCATCTTCAATACGTTCAAGGACGTGCCGGTCGTGTCGATTTCCGACAACCAGCGCATCCCGCTGCCGCAAGCGAACTGGCTGCAAACCGTCTATCACGGTCTGCCGGAAGACGTGCTCACGCCGATCCCCGGCGTCGAACCGGGCTACCTCGCGTTCCTGGGCCGTGTCTCGCCGGAGAAGGGTCTCGACCGCGCGATCCGCATCGCCGGCCAGGCAGGCATGAAGCTCAAGGTTGCCGCCAAGATCGACAAGGCCGACCGCGCCTATTACGAAGAAGTGATCAAGCCGTTGATGGCGCTCCCGCACGTCGAGTACATCGGCGAAATCGGCGAAGCCGAAAAGCGTGAGTTCCTCGGCAACGCGCATGCGCTGGTGTTCCCGATCGACTGGCCGGAGCCCTTCGGTCTGGTGATGATCGAAGCAATGGCCTGCGGCACGCCGGTGATCGCGTTCAATCGCGGCTCGGTGCCGGAAGTGATCGAAAACGGCGTGTCGGGTTTCGTCGTCGAGGACGAAATCAGCGCGGTCGCGGCGCTCAAGCGTCTGCACACGCTGCCGCGCGCCGGCGTGCGCAGCGCGTTCGAAGCACGTTTCTCGTCCAAGGTGATGGCGAAGAACTACGTCGCGACGTACGAAGAGCTGCTGCGCCGCAAGCACCGCACGGTGCTGCGCGAAGTCAATGCGGGCTAA
- a CDS encoding ABC transporter ATP-binding protein, producing MEHLTIAERNAQDAKLASYAHRPLAFLFRFIRRHPLAHAIVLCSVFAAVGCALASQYAIKHLIDVLGGGRHHPGPLWGAFAILVGLIAADNLLWRVGGWVAAHTFVAVTGDLRRDLFQYLSGHSPTYYAEKQPGMLASRITATSNAVYTAENTTAWNVLPPCIAVLGAIVMIISVNPLMAAGLMLCSAILSVVLYKLAGRGSARHHTFATKAASVDGELVDVISNMGLVRAFGMTFREQRRFAATVKSEMDARQQSLLYLEKLRLLHAVITALLSAGLLGWALWLWDQGRATSGDIVLVSSLGFTILHGTRDLAVALVDVTQHIARLAEAVRTLLEPHGMPDRDDATELVPQGGRVTFDNVTFAYPRRRAILDHFDLNIEPGQRVGLIGKSGAGKSTVLALLQRFYETQGGAIKIDGQDIASITQDSLRHAIALVPQDISLFHRSVYENIAYGRPEASREEVLAAAREARCADFIEAMPEGYDTIVGDRGVKLSGGQRQRIAIARAILKNAPILLLDEATSALDSASEEAIQKALDRLMVGRTVIAIAHRLSTLNNFDRIIVMSAGKVIDDGSPEELRQRPGLYRDLLAKQYGKGQTLHIGGKKVDEQHVA from the coding sequence TTGGAACACTTGACTATCGCCGAGCGTAACGCCCAGGACGCAAAGCTCGCGAGCTATGCGCACCGGCCGCTTGCGTTTCTCTTCCGCTTTATCCGCCGTCACCCGCTCGCCCACGCGATCGTGCTGTGCAGCGTGTTCGCGGCCGTGGGCTGCGCGCTCGCTTCGCAATACGCGATTAAACACCTGATCGACGTGCTCGGTGGCGGCCGGCATCATCCCGGCCCGCTGTGGGGTGCGTTCGCAATCCTCGTCGGCCTGATCGCCGCCGATAACCTGCTATGGCGGGTCGGCGGCTGGGTCGCCGCGCATACCTTCGTCGCCGTGACGGGCGACCTGAGGCGCGACCTGTTTCAGTACCTGAGCGGCCATTCGCCCACCTATTACGCCGAGAAGCAGCCCGGCATGCTCGCCAGCCGGATCACCGCGACTTCGAACGCCGTCTACACCGCCGAGAACACCACCGCGTGGAACGTGTTGCCGCCCTGCATCGCGGTGCTCGGCGCGATCGTGATGATCATTTCGGTCAATCCATTGATGGCGGCCGGCCTGATGCTGTGCTCGGCGATCCTGTCGGTCGTGTTGTACAAGCTCGCGGGGCGCGGGTCGGCACGTCATCACACTTTCGCGACCAAGGCGGCCTCGGTCGATGGCGAACTCGTCGACGTGATCAGCAACATGGGCCTCGTGCGCGCGTTCGGCATGACGTTTCGCGAACAGCGGCGCTTCGCGGCGACGGTCAAGTCCGAAATGGACGCGCGCCAGCAAAGCCTGCTCTATCTGGAAAAGCTGCGTTTGCTGCACGCGGTGATCACCGCGCTGCTGTCGGCCGGGCTGCTCGGCTGGGCGCTGTGGCTGTGGGACCAGGGTCGCGCCACGTCAGGCGACATCGTGCTCGTCAGCTCGCTCGGCTTTACGATTCTGCATGGCACGCGCGATCTGGCGGTCGCGCTCGTCGACGTTACGCAGCACATCGCGCGGCTCGCGGAAGCCGTGCGCACCCTGCTCGAACCGCACGGTATGCCCGACCGCGACGACGCGACCGAACTCGTACCGCAAGGCGGCCGGGTCACGTTCGACAACGTCACGTTCGCCTATCCGCGCCGCCGCGCGATTCTCGATCACTTCGACCTGAATATCGAACCCGGCCAGCGCGTCGGCCTGATCGGCAAGTCGGGGGCCGGCAAATCGACGGTGCTCGCGCTGCTGCAGCGCTTTTACGAAACCCAGGGCGGCGCGATCAAGATCGACGGCCAGGATATCGCGTCGATTACGCAGGACAGCCTGCGCCACGCGATCGCGCTGGTGCCGCAGGACATCTCGCTGTTCCATCGTTCGGTGTACGAGAACATCGCCTATGGACGCCCCGAGGCGAGCCGCGAGGAAGTGCTGGCGGCCGCGCGCGAAGCACGCTGCGCGGACTTTATCGAAGCGATGCCGGAAGGCTATGACACGATCGTCGGCGACCGCGGCGTGAAGCTTTCCGGTGGCCAGCGCCAGCGCATCGCGATTGCGCGCGCGATCCTCAAGAACGCACCGATCCTGTTGCTCGACGAAGCCACGTCGGCGCTCGACAGCGCCTCGGAAGAAGCGATCCAGAAGGCGCTCGACCGGCTGATGGTCGGCCGCACGGTGATCGCGATCGCCCACCGCCTGTCGACGTTGAACAACTTCGACCGGATCATCGTGATGAGCGCGGGCAAGGTTATCGACGACGGCTCGCCGGAAGAATTGCGCCAACGTCCGGGCCTCTATCGGGACCTGCTCGCGAAGCAGTATGGCAAGGGCCAGACGCTGCATATCGGCGGCAAGAAGGTCGACGAACAGCACGTGGCCTGA
- the otsA gene encoding alpha,alpha-trehalose-phosphate synthase (UDP-forming) has protein sequence MSRLIIVSNRVAPISEGGPAAGGLAVGVYDALKETGGMWFGWSGDVLGSGQPQIKVEERGPVTFATVALMRRDYDQYYRGFSNATLWPAFHYRADLLHYDRHDFGGYCRVNAWLAQQLVPLLRDDDVIWVHDYHLIPFAQALRASGVKNRIGFFLHIPFPASQVLLAVPPHRELVEALCSFDLLGFQTGPDLRAFCDYIVNEAGGSIDASGKGPLTVNAFGRTLRASAYPIGVYPDEIAELAKAGERGKPVRTMKATLHSRKLIMSVDRLDYSKGLVERFRAFERLLEHTAAQRNKVSFLQIAPPTRADLHAYQDIRLQLEGESGRINGRFAELDWTPILYIHKQYERSVLAALFRTAHVGYVTPLRDGMNLVAKEYVSAQDPDDPGVLVLSRFAGAAQELGGALIVNPVDIDGMAEALATALGMPLAERQARYHDMMAQLRENNVSVWRDNFMRDLQAVDGAKPKRAGKAAVAGAARKKAARERVTG, from the coding sequence ATGAGCCGACTGATCATTGTTTCGAACCGGGTAGCGCCTATCTCGGAGGGCGGCCCGGCGGCGGGCGGTCTGGCGGTTGGCGTCTATGACGCGCTGAAGGAAACCGGCGGCATGTGGTTCGGCTGGAGCGGCGACGTGCTGGGTTCAGGCCAGCCGCAGATCAAGGTCGAAGAGCGCGGCCCGGTGACCTTCGCGACCGTCGCGCTGATGCGCCGCGACTATGACCAGTACTACCGCGGCTTTTCGAATGCGACGCTGTGGCCCGCGTTTCACTATCGCGCCGATCTGCTGCATTACGACCGGCACGACTTCGGCGGCTACTGCCGCGTCAATGCATGGCTCGCGCAGCAATTGGTGCCGCTGCTGCGCGACGACGATGTGATCTGGGTCCACGACTATCATCTGATCCCGTTTGCACAGGCGCTGCGCGCATCCGGCGTCAAGAATCGCATCGGCTTTTTCCTGCACATTCCGTTTCCCGCGTCGCAAGTGCTGCTGGCGGTGCCGCCGCATCGCGAACTCGTCGAGGCGTTGTGTTCGTTCGATCTGCTCGGTTTCCAGACCGGTCCCGATCTGCGCGCGTTCTGCGACTACATCGTCAACGAGGCGGGCGGCTCGATCGATGCGTCGGGCAAGGGCCCGCTCACGGTCAATGCGTTCGGCCGCACGTTGCGCGCGTCGGCGTATCCGATCGGCGTTTATCCGGACGAAATCGCCGAACTCGCGAAGGCGGGCGAGCGCGGCAAGCCGGTGCGCACGATGAAGGCGACGCTGCATTCGCGCAAGCTGATCATGAGCGTCGACCGGCTCGATTATTCGAAGGGGCTGGTCGAGCGCTTTCGCGCGTTCGAGCGGCTGCTCGAACATACGGCCGCACAGCGCAACAAGGTGTCGTTCCTGCAGATCGCGCCGCCGACGCGCGCCGACTTGCACGCGTATCAGGACATCCGGCTACAGCTCGAAGGCGAATCGGGGCGTATCAACGGACGCTTCGCCGAGCTCGACTGGACGCCGATTCTCTATATTCACAAGCAGTACGAGCGCTCGGTGTTGGCGGCGCTGTTTCGCACCGCGCACGTCGGCTATGTGACGCCGTTGCGCGACGGTATGAATCTCGTCGCGAAGGAGTATGTGTCGGCGCAGGATCCGGACGACCCAGGCGTGCTGGTGCTGTCACGCTTTGCCGGCGCGGCGCAGGAACTGGGGGGCGCGCTGATCGTCAACCCGGTCGATATCGACGGCATGGCCGAGGCGCTCGCGACGGCGCTCGGTATGCCGCTCGCCGAGCGCCAGGCGCGCTACCACGACATGATGGCGCAGCTGCGCGAGAACAACGTGTCGGTGTGGCGCGACAACTTCATGCGCGATCTGCAGGCCGTCGATGGTGCGAAGCCCAAGCGAGCCGGCAAGGCCGCCGTGGCGGGCGCGGCGCGCAAGAAGGCGGCGCGTGAGCGCGTGACCGGTTAA
- the otsB gene encoding trehalose-phosphatase has product MQALPAVLSPSETAFFFDFDGTLAELAPTPDGVLVQPRVIELLRELRSLTNGAVAVVSGRGIDSIDNFLGMPDLPVAGLHGAERRDANGDTQRIGFHDERLLRMEQVLAQVVNEHPGMLLEIKGAALALHYRNAPDREPIAREATERLVADYPGSYVLQPGKMVYEIKPKDVDKGRATRAFLDELPFAGRTPVFAGDDLTDEKGFAVVNERGGLSIKVGAGETMARTRIDSVSALLDWLATIVAAARSA; this is encoded by the coding sequence ATACAGGCACTTCCGGCTGTTCTGTCTCCAAGCGAGACGGCATTCTTCTTCGATTTCGACGGCACGCTCGCCGAACTTGCCCCCACGCCGGACGGCGTGCTGGTGCAACCGCGCGTGATCGAGTTGCTGCGCGAATTGCGCAGTCTGACGAATGGCGCGGTCGCGGTGGTCTCGGGACGCGGCATCGACAGCATCGACAATTTTCTCGGCATGCCCGATCTGCCGGTGGCCGGATTGCACGGCGCCGAGCGGCGCGACGCGAACGGCGACACGCAGCGTATCGGCTTTCACGACGAACGGCTGCTGCGCATGGAGCAGGTGCTTGCGCAGGTCGTCAACGAACATCCGGGCATGCTGCTCGAGATCAAAGGTGCGGCGCTCGCGCTGCACTACCGGAATGCGCCGGATCGCGAGCCCATCGCGCGTGAGGCGACCGAGCGGCTGGTCGCGGATTATCCCGGTTCTTACGTGCTGCAGCCGGGCAAGATGGTCTACGAAATCAAGCCGAAGGATGTCGACAAAGGCCGCGCCACGCGCGCGTTTCTCGACGAGTTGCCGTTCGCCGGGCGCACGCCGGTGTTCGCCGGCGACGATCTGACGGACGAGAAGGGTTTCGCGGTCGTCAATGAACGTGGCGGCCTGTCGATCAAGGTCGGCGCCGGCGAGACGATGGCGCGCACGCGCATCGATTCGGTGAGCGCGCTGCTCGACTGGCTCGCAACGATTGTCGCGGCGGCGCGCTCAGCATGA
- a CDS encoding SCO family protein, with the protein MRVTCSSIESLSPVLFPILPTCQPRPNLPRALSQRFTRWFARLPLRRFTVCATLGTLVAVTALTGCTRHTEPWHLTDVTGHLPDLSFELTGDDGRPVTGDSFKGRASLVYFGYTHCPDVCPETMGRLMQVLDKLGPDAQKVRILFITVDPARDTPQALHDYVGAFDAQHAEGLTGTDWQIESLAKRYRVAYQMEKRDPKGNYEVTHSSAVYVFDSQGHARLLATDHDTPDAIAQDLRRIIDDQS; encoded by the coding sequence ATTCGCGTTACCTGTTCCTCAATCGAGTCATTGAGCCCTGTTTTGTTCCCAATCCTTCCGACCTGCCAGCCGCGCCCTAACCTGCCCCGAGCCTTGTCTCAGCGATTTACGCGGTGGTTTGCACGTTTGCCCCTTCGCCGATTCACCGTCTGCGCGACCTTGGGCACGCTGGTTGCAGTGACCGCACTGACAGGCTGTACGCGGCACACCGAACCGTGGCACCTGACCGATGTGACCGGTCACCTGCCCGATCTGTCGTTCGAGCTGACTGGCGACGACGGTCGCCCCGTCACCGGCGACTCATTCAAGGGCCGCGCGTCGCTGGTCTATTTCGGCTATACGCACTGCCCCGACGTGTGCCCGGAAACGATGGGCCGGTTGATGCAGGTACTCGACAAACTCGGCCCCGATGCCCAGAAAGTTCGCATTCTGTTCATCACCGTCGATCCCGCGCGCGATACGCCGCAAGCGTTGCACGACTACGTCGGCGCCTTCGACGCGCAGCACGCGGAAGGCCTGACCGGCACCGACTGGCAGATCGAGTCGCTGGCGAAGCGCTACCGCGTTGCCTATCAGATGGAAAAGCGCGACCCGAAGGGCAATTACGAAGTCACCCACAGTTCCGCCGTCTACGTGTTCGATAGCCAGGGCCATGCGCGCCTGCTGGCCACTGATCACGACACGCCCGATGCGATCGCGCAGGACCTGCGCCGCATCATCGATGACCAATCCTGA
- a CDS encoding copper chaperone PCu(A)C: MTTKLKTFASLVGALALPFYIASAAHAADAHAISVKDAWVRWLPNNLPAAGYVTLVNASDKPVDLVDISSDDYGDAMLHQTVSNGSSQKMVMVDKLTVPAHGQAAIAPGGYHVMLEGAKHKVAPGDTVHLTLKFSDGETLTAPFAVKSPAQTK, from the coding sequence ATGACGACCAAGCTCAAAACGTTCGCTTCCCTCGTCGGCGCGCTCGCGCTGCCGTTTTACATCGCGTCGGCCGCGCACGCGGCGGACGCCCATGCGATCAGCGTCAAGGACGCCTGGGTGCGCTGGCTGCCGAACAACCTGCCCGCCGCGGGCTATGTGACGCTGGTTAACGCGAGCGACAAGCCGGTCGACCTCGTCGATATTTCGAGCGACGACTATGGCGACGCGATGCTGCATCAGACGGTATCGAACGGCTCGTCGCAAAAAATGGTGATGGTCGACAAGCTGACAGTGCCCGCGCATGGCCAGGCCGCGATCGCGCCAGGCGGCTATCACGTGATGCTCGAAGGCGCGAAGCACAAGGTCGCGCCCGGTGACACCGTCCATCTGACGCTGAAGTTCTCCGACGGCGAAACGTTGACGGCGCCGTTCGCCGTGAAGTCGCCGGCCCAGACCAAGTAA
- a CDS encoding cytochrome c oxidase assembly protein codes for MNLLYWLDPWEFSPTVVIALLVPAILFVRGARKARISLSRKLSFWFGLVALYVVLHTRLDYFFEHEFFMHRLQHLVLHHLGPFFIALSYPGAALRAGIPSRWRQHFLRPTLQMPLVRKAVDVVMHPVVAVTLFVGLIYFWLMSPIHFIAMLDWRTYRVMNWSMVIDGLLFWWLVLDPRPAPPARLSPGKRVLVVIAAIPPQIILGAFIFFTPHELYPIYSICGRAFTWLSPLRDQQIGGLLLWIPGSMMSVIGALIALRHWMRLSARGRLRGERRTQAVRGIAHGASTAANGQR; via the coding sequence ATGAACCTGCTCTACTGGCTCGATCCCTGGGAGTTTTCACCGACCGTCGTGATCGCGTTGCTGGTGCCCGCGATCCTGTTCGTGCGTGGCGCGCGCAAGGCGCGGATCTCGCTGTCGCGCAAGTTGTCGTTCTGGTTCGGGCTGGTGGCGCTCTATGTCGTGCTGCACACCCGGCTCGATTATTTCTTCGAGCACGAGTTCTTCATGCATCGCCTGCAGCATCTGGTGCTGCATCACCTCGGGCCGTTCTTCATCGCGCTGTCGTATCCGGGCGCCGCATTACGCGCGGGTATTCCGTCGCGCTGGCGGCAGCACTTTCTACGCCCCACGCTACAGATGCCGCTCGTGCGCAAGGCAGTCGACGTCGTCATGCATCCGGTCGTCGCGGTCACGCTGTTTGTCGGGCTGATTTATTTCTGGCTGATGTCGCCGATTCATTTCATCGCGATGCTCGACTGGCGCACCTATCGCGTGATGAACTGGAGCATGGTGATCGACGGCCTGCTGTTCTGGTGGCTCGTGCTCGATCCGCGTCCGGCGCCGCCGGCGCGTCTGTCGCCCGGCAAGCGCGTGCTCGTCGTGATCGCCGCGATTCCGCCGCAGATCATCCTTGGCGCGTTTATCTTCTTCACGCCGCACGAGCTGTATCCGATCTATTCGATTTGCGGCCGCGCGTTCACGTGGCTGAGCCCGCTGCGCGACCAGCAGATCGGCGGGCTATTGCTGTGGATTCCGGGTTCGATGATGAGCGTGATCGGCGCGCTGATCGCGCTGCGTCACTGGATGCGTCTATCGGCGCGAGGACGGTTGCGCGGCGAACGGCGGACTCAAGCGGTGCGTGGCATCGCGCACGGAGCGTCGACCGCGGCGAATGGGCAGCGCTGA
- a CDS encoding GNAT family N-acetyltransferase: protein MTDSQQTAAERLAQLEWRWKPFTELTSIEVYDMLAARSAVFVVEQNCVYGDIDGLDMQAWHLLAYGTGVDPALPPLAAYLRVLLPDASDADVRIGRVLTTVPFRGIGLGNAMLERSIARIRAQWPDTPIRLHAQAHLQGFYGAFGFTPVSEIHDEDGIPHVWMRSA from the coding sequence ATGACTGATTCGCAGCAAACCGCCGCCGAGCGGCTCGCCCAACTCGAATGGCGCTGGAAGCCCTTCACGGAACTCACGAGCATCGAAGTCTATGACATGCTCGCCGCGCGCAGCGCGGTGTTCGTCGTCGAACAGAACTGTGTGTATGGCGATATCGACGGGCTCGACATGCAAGCCTGGCATCTGCTCGCTTACGGTACCGGCGTCGATCCGGCCTTGCCGCCGCTCGCCGCGTATCTGCGGGTGTTGTTGCCGGATGCGTCGGATGCGGACGTACGTATCGGCCGTGTGCTGACCACCGTGCCGTTTCGTGGCATCGGTCTCGGCAATGCGATGCTCGAACGCTCGATTGCGCGGATTCGCGCGCAATGGCCCGATACGCCAATCCGTCTGCACGCGCAGGCGCATCTGCAAGGCTTCTACGGTGCGTTCGGTTTCACGCCGGTGTCGGAGATTCATGACGAGGACGGCATCCCGCATGTGTGGATGCGCTCGGCCTGA
- a CDS encoding sensor domain-containing diguanylate cyclase, whose protein sequence is MLVPPMPCNESARLDALHALHILDTSPEERFDRLTRLARRIFSVPIAVVSLVDANRQWFKSCIGLETSETPRDVSFCAHAILGDEILMVPDTFADERFRDNPLVTGEPNIRFYAGCPLTITNGGKAGTLCLIDVKPRVLDAEERALLHDLARMAEQELTAVQLATLDDLTLLSNRRGFEALAQHALSVCKRMGKPASLLFFDLNDFKQINDNLGHAEGDRALQSFAEVLRTALRESDVIGRLGGDEFVALLSGASNTETQEVTQRLAQLLDERNDETARGYQIRFSVGQVSYEPARHGSVAELLAAADAAMYSHKQASKARSARHS, encoded by the coding sequence ATGCTCGTGCCACCGATGCCCTGCAACGAAAGCGCCCGTCTCGATGCACTCCACGCGCTGCATATTCTCGACACGTCGCCGGAGGAGCGCTTCGATCGTCTGACCCGCCTCGCGCGGCGGATCTTCAGCGTGCCGATTGCGGTCGTGAGCCTCGTCGATGCGAACCGGCAGTGGTTCAAATCATGCATTGGACTCGAGACGAGCGAAACACCGCGCGACGTGTCGTTTTGCGCGCACGCGATTCTCGGCGACGAAATTCTGATGGTGCCCGATACGTTCGCCGACGAGCGGTTCCGTGACAATCCATTGGTGACTGGCGAACCGAACATCCGTTTCTATGCGGGCTGTCCGCTGACGATTACGAACGGCGGCAAGGCAGGCACGCTGTGTCTGATCGACGTGAAGCCGCGCGTGCTCGATGCCGAGGAGCGCGCATTGCTGCACGATCTCGCGCGCATGGCCGAACAGGAACTGACCGCGGTCCAGCTTGCCACGCTCGATGACCTCACGCTGCTGTCGAACCGGCGTGGTTTCGAAGCGCTCGCGCAGCACGCGCTGAGCGTCTGCAAGCGGATGGGCAAGCCGGCGTCGCTGCTGTTCTTCGATCTGAACGACTTCAAACAGATCAACGACAACCTGGGTCATGCGGAGGGCGACCGTGCATTGCAGAGCTTCGCCGAGGTTTTGCGTACCGCGCTGCGCGAAAGCGATGTGATCGGCCGCCTCGGTGGCGACGAATTCGTCGCGTTGCTGAGCGGCGCGAGCAACACGGAAACGCAGGAAGTGACGCAGCGTCTCGCGCAATTGCTCGATGAGCGCAATGACGAGACAGCGCGCGGCTATCAGATCCGCTTCAGCGTAGGGCAGGTGTCGTACGAGCCGGCGCGGCATGGCTCGGTCGCCGAGCTGCTCGCGGCCGCCGACGCGGCGATGTACAGCCATAAACAGGCGTCGAAGGCGCGTTCGGCGCGGCATAGCTGA
- a CDS encoding TraB/GumN family protein has product MYLQLTGTQIRLLGSMHLFPATSRRTPPWVAEAYDWADALIFESDPATILPFLKADAPPRAAQLQPLMSADAWTQLRTLWPAEGPLAPLDDLRPWAALICAPTLLQQVVEGVEPRMLRSANAEAKPYRYLETAPAVAAALASIPLDALAAALALLMTDHSEPQRTLELMHAAWLEGDLHAVQRIAAESPMFNLPGIRQAVLDVRNRARAARLESLLDTAERTLVVVGALHLCGPGNLIECLARPVEPVY; this is encoded by the coding sequence ATGTACCTGCAACTCACCGGCACACAGATTCGCCTGCTCGGCTCGATGCATCTCTTTCCCGCGACGAGCCGCCGCACGCCGCCGTGGGTCGCCGAAGCCTATGACTGGGCCGACGCGCTGATCTTCGAATCCGATCCGGCGACTATCCTGCCGTTTCTGAAAGCCGACGCGCCACCTCGCGCCGCGCAATTGCAGCCGTTGATGAGCGCGGATGCATGGACGCAACTACGCACGCTCTGGCCCGCCGAAGGCCCGCTCGCGCCGCTCGATGATCTGCGCCCGTGGGCCGCGCTGATCTGCGCGCCGACGCTGCTACAGCAGGTCGTCGAAGGCGTCGAGCCGCGTATGCTGCGCTCCGCGAACGCCGAGGCCAAGCCCTATCGATATCTGGAGACCGCGCCGGCGGTGGCTGCCGCGCTGGCGTCAATTCCGCTCGACGCATTGGCTGCCGCACTCGCACTGCTGATGACCGATCACAGCGAGCCGCAGCGCACGCTCGAACTGATGCACGCGGCGTGGCTGGAAGGCGACCTGCACGCGGTGCAGCGCATCGCCGCCGAATCGCCGATGTTCAATCTGCCCGGCATCCGTCAAGCGGTACTGGATGTGCGCAATCGCGCGCGGGCAGCGCGGCTCGAAAGCCTGCTCGACACGGCCGAGCGCACGCTCGTGGTCGTCGGCGCGTTGCATCTGTGCGGCCCCGGCAATCTGATCGAATGTCTCGCGCGACCTGTCGAACCGGTGTACTGA
- the pgsA gene encoding CDP-diacylglycerol--glycerol-3-phosphate 3-phosphatidyltransferase codes for MPFNFPIFLTWLRIVLIPLVVGVFYLPDMMMSPAHRNLAAATIFILAALTDWFDGYLARKWNQTSAFGAFLDPVADKLMVTAALLVLVQLTRIDSAIALVIVGREIAISALREWMAQIGASKSVAVNSLGKFKTACQMIAIPMLLFYGPLPLGGALTVDTRVWGLWLIYLAAFLTIWSMLYYMKLAWPQIRERGGIA; via the coding sequence ATGCCGTTTAATTTCCCGATATTCCTGACCTGGCTGCGGATCGTGCTGATTCCGCTCGTCGTCGGTGTGTTCTATCTGCCCGACATGATGATGAGCCCCGCGCACCGCAACCTCGCAGCCGCGACGATTTTCATTCTGGCTGCGCTCACCGACTGGTTCGACGGCTATCTGGCCCGCAAATGGAATCAGACCTCGGCGTTCGGCGCGTTTCTCGACCCGGTTGCCGACAAGCTGATGGTAACGGCGGCGCTGCTCGTGCTGGTGCAACTCACGCGCATCGATTCGGCGATCGCACTCGTAATCGTGGGGCGCGAAATCGCGATCTCGGCGTTGCGCGAATGGATGGCGCAGATCGGCGCGTCGAAGAGCGTCGCGGTGAATTCGCTCGGCAAGTTCAAAACCGCGTGCCAGATGATTGCGATTCCGATGTTGCTGTTCTACGGTCCGTTGCCGCTTGGCGGCGCTCTAACGGTCGATACGCGCGTGTGGGGCTTATGGCTCATCTACCTGGCCGCGTTCCTGACGATCTGGTCGATGCTCTATTACATGAAGCTCGCGTGGCCGCAGATTCGTGAGCGCGGCGGCATCGCGTGA